A single window of Plectropomus leopardus isolate mb chromosome 12, YSFRI_Pleo_2.0, whole genome shotgun sequence DNA harbors:
- the prpf38b gene encoding pre-mRNA-splicing factor 38B produces MANVGNQLPTQAVSKPAPGKHGNVLPLWGNEKTMNLNPMILTNVLSSPYFKVQLYELKTYHEVVDEIYFKVTHAEPWEKGSRKTAGQTGMCGGVRGVGTGGIVSTAFCLLYKLFTLKLTRKQLMGLITHTDSPYIRALGFMYIRYTQPPADLIDWYDGFLDDEEELDVKAGGGCVMTIGEMLRSFLTKLEWFSTLFPRIPVPVQKIIDQQMKARPRKVALKETQEEEVAVAEAGRQGDRRRSRTPRRTPSPRRSPKRSRSRSHHREKERHGPSFDRELERERDRQRKEREGRDRDRDRDRGDRGDRERRRSRSVDRNQDRRERRRSRSGSRDRRNERRDKERDGGDDRSRRKDREHHKDRGAERERSKDKKSRGETDDRRHKDDRDRHRDERKAKRSSRSRSRERKHKSGGEEKSRKRERSHSRERDRDRDGEQRSHKRSGSKERSHHQRESSNDHSRHSERRRSQSTE; encoded by the exons ATGGCTAACGTCGGCAACCAGCTACCAACACAGGCCGTTAGCAAGCCTGCACcaggaaaacatggaaatgtaTTGCCCCTGTGGGGCAACGAAAAGACTATGAACCTCAACCCAATGATTCTTACAAATGTGCTGTCTTCGCCGTATTTTAAAGTTCAGCTTTATGAACTAAAGACCTATCATGAAGTTGTGGACGAAATCTACTTCAAG GTGACTCACGCAGAGCCTTGGGAAAAGGGAAGCAGAAAGACCGCAGGCCAGACAGGAATGTGCGGAGGG GTGCGTGGAGTTGGGACTGGTGGTATTGTGTCCACTGCTTTCTGTCTTCTATACAAACTGTTCACTCTCAAGCTGACTCGCAAACAGCTGATGGGTCTGATCACTCACACAGACTCTCCATACATCAGAGCACTTGGCTTCATGTACATAAG ATATACTCAGCCCCCAGCCGATTTGATAGATTGGTACGACGGCTTCCTGGATGATGAGGAG GAGCTCGACGTGAAGGCAGGAGGGGGCTGTGTGATGACCATCGGAGAGATGCTGCGTTCCTTCTTGACCAAACTGGAGTGGTTCTCCACTCTGTTCCCCCGTATCCCAGTGCCTGTGCAGAAGATCATTGACCAGCAGATGAAGGCTAGGCCTCGTAAGGTTGCTCTGAAGGAgacgcaggaggaggaggttgcAGTGGCAGAGGCAGGGAGGCAAGGGGACCGACGCCGCTCCAG GACACCCAGGCGGACACCGAGCCCCCGAAGGTCGCCTAAACGGTCAAGGAGCAGGAGCCACCACCGTGAGAAAGAACGCCACGGCCCCAGTTTTGACCGAGAGCTGGAGAGGGAGCGTGACCGccagaggaaggagagggagggcaGGGACCGCGACCGAGATAGGGACAGAGGGGACCGAGGGGACAGGGAGAGACGGCGGTCGCGCAGTGTAGACAGGAACCAAGACCGACGAGAACGTAGGAGAAGTCGCAGCGGAAGCCGGGACCGAAGGAACGAAcgcagagacaaagaaagagacgGCGGCGAtgacaggagcaggaggaaggaCAGGGAACACCATAAAGATAGAGGCGCTGAGAGGGAGAGGTCCAAGGATAAAAAGAGCAGAGGCGAGACCGATGACAGGAGGCATAAAGACGACAGGGACAGGCACCGAGATGAGAGGAAGGCCAAAAGGTCGAGCCGGAGTCGAAGCAGGGAGAGGAAGCACAAAAGCGGGGGAGAGGAGAAGAGCAGGAAAAGAGAGCGCAgccacagcagagagagagacagggacagagacggAGAACAGCGTTCTCACAAACGTAGCGGTAGCAAAGAGAGGAGCCATCATCAGCGAGAGTCCAGTAATGACCATAGTAGACACAGTGAACGCAGAAGGAGTCAGAGCACTGAGTAA
- the LOC121952010 gene encoding protein FAM102B-like, producing MSFILMKKKRFKFKVDFDLEELSSVPFVNGVLFCKVRLLDGGFAEESSREPVQANCVHWRKRFSFMCKMSANAGTGVLDPCVCRVSVRKELKGGKTFAKLGFADLNLSEFAGSGSTTRRCLLEGYDTKNTRQDNSILKVVITTQLMSGDPCFKTPPSTAMTLGIPQAEAECLLEDRKGGDLHVSHSLTETPGKSVSVPEELVAYGHSRTPSYASQLSKISGYSSNHSSLTDLCHRRSASGGSASTGIGSIMEPSDQQGESRTTPPVSAACHHGPEHPSTPAKVPRHPIKQNSVENQLKRVDATRVDADDIIEKILQSQDFSHGFLDSSAEEEGLSLFVGPGGSTALGSQHMRVAAGAFEQVVIKR from the exons ATGTCGTTCATTCTTatgaagaaaaagagatttaaGTTTAAAGTTGACTTCGACTTGGAGGAGTTGTCATCGGTTCCCTTCGTAAACGGAGTTTTATTCTGTAAAGTCAGACTCCTGGATGGAGGCTTTGCCGAAGAGTCGTCTCg GGAGCCAGTCCAGGCCAACTGCGTCCACTGGAGGAAGAGATTCTCTTTCATGTGTAAGATGAGTGCCAATGCTGGGACAGGTGTACTGGACCCCTGTGTGTGCCGGGTGTCTGTGCGCAAG gaaTTGAAGGGTGGAAAAACTTTTGCAAAG CTGGGCTTTGCGGACTTAAACCTGTCTGAGTTTGCCGGGTCTGGCAGCACCACACGACGGTGTCTCCTCGAGGGATACGACACCAAGAACACCAGACAGGACAACTCAATTCTGAAG GTTGTCATCACCACACAACTTATGTCTGGAGACCCTTGTTTTAAAAC TCCCCCATCAACTGCCATGACTCTGGGAATCCCACAGGCTGAAGCAGAGTGTCTCCTTGAAGACAGAAAGGGAGGGGACCTGCACGTATCCCATTCACTAACCG agacTCCAGGAAAGTCTGTATCAGTTCCAGAGGAGCTGGTAGCGTATGGTCACTCTAGAACACCCAGCTACGCAAGTCAGCTATCCAAAATCTCAG GTTACAGCTCAAATCACTCCAGTTTAACAGATCTGTGCCATCGGAGGAGTGCGTCAGGAGGATCTGCCTCCACGGGCATCGGCAGCATCATGGAACCCAGTGATCAGCAGGGGGAGAGCAGGACCACTCCCCCAGTCTCTGCAGCCTGTCACCACGGACCTGAACACCCTTCTACCCCCGCTAAAGTTCCaag ACATCCCATAAAGCAGAACTCAGTGGAGAATCAGCTGAAGAGAGTTGATGCCACCAGGGTGGATGCTGATGACATAATAGAAAAAATCCTGCAGAGCCAGGATTTCAGCCATGGCTTCTTGGACTCCAGTGCAGAGG agGAGGGGCTCAGCCTGTTTGTTGGTCCTGGTGGGAGTACAGCCTTGGGAAGCCAGCACATGAG GGTCGCAGCTGGAGCCTTTGAGCAGGTGGTGATCAAGCGCTAG